A genomic segment from Propioniciclava sp. MC1595 encodes:
- a CDS encoding M48 family metallopeptidase, protein MAQEDYEVRTSTRRTRTMTAFREGGRLVVVVPDHMTARQRRDLVPGLVARFLAKEARNRPPRADDELTARAKDLYRTHIAPHASGPEPAIGVRWVSNMSQRWGSCTIATGEIRISDRLRTLPTWVVDYVLLHEVAHLEEREHSARFWQLVNAHPSSSRARGFLEGVDFAARNPA, encoded by the coding sequence ATGGCCCAGGAGGACTACGAGGTGCGCACCTCGACGCGGCGGACGCGGACCATGACCGCGTTCCGGGAGGGCGGCAGGCTGGTCGTCGTGGTGCCCGACCACATGACCGCCCGGCAACGCCGTGACCTCGTGCCGGGGCTCGTGGCCCGCTTCCTGGCCAAGGAGGCGCGCAACCGCCCGCCGCGGGCCGACGACGAGCTCACCGCCCGCGCCAAGGACCTGTACCGCACGCACATCGCCCCGCACGCGTCGGGGCCCGAGCCGGCCATCGGGGTGCGCTGGGTGTCGAACATGTCCCAGCGTTGGGGGTCGTGCACGATCGCCACGGGGGAGATCCGGATCAGCGACCGGCTGCGCACGCTGCCGACCTGGGTGGTCGACTACGTCCTGTTGCACGAGGTCGCGCACCTGGAGGAGCGGGAGCACAGCGCCCGGTTCTGGCAGCTGGTCAACGCGCACCCGTCGTCGTCGCGGGCGCGCGGCTTCCTCGAGGGCGTGGACTTCGCCGCCCGCAACCCGGCCTGA
- a CDS encoding DUF5679 domain-containing protein has product MSNDTYSGKFYCVKCKDHREAEGAVSVNEKGTRIAKAKCPECGTNLTRFLPKA; this is encoded by the coding sequence GTGTCGAACGACACCTACAGCGGCAAGTTCTACTGCGTGAAGTGCAAGGACCACCGCGAGGCCGAGGGCGCCGTCTCTGTCAACGAGAAGGGCACCCGCATTGCCAAGGCGAAGTGCCCCGAGTGCGGCACCAACCTCACCCGCTTCCTGCCGAAGGCCTGA
- a CDS encoding UPF0182 family protein — MQAPASPRRSPLVVTAVILAAVLGAFLLFSGIWTEKLWFDSIGFTGVFWTQLVTRAVLFLVGALVVGGLLWVNMALAFRSRPQHRRTGASAVLDRYRDLLEQNALAALALPAGVFGFMAGLSTATQTLPVLGWLNRQTSGVTDPTFGLDTTFFMLEYPVWRLAASLLMSGLVFSFVAAAAVHFAVGNLGAGREPGRRATRPALVHLSVLGAAVLALYGLQNLLDRYALVLDQGTLFTGLHYTDDQARMNAKLVIAIIAFIVAVLFVVNIFWQRTVVPGAGVVLMVVSSLILSAIYPMIVQTLQVRPNEPDRENDYIAMHLKATKQAYGIEGTDITEYEAVTQVSPGQLAEDAAALPGIRLMDPQVIGPTFDQLQQVRGYYAFPEILDIDRYMIDEQMTDVVIAARELNQANIPDPNWNNIHTVYTHGHGFVSAYGNRRQGNGEPVWITRDIPPVGKIEEGQSRIYFGEQSDNFAIVGRAEGQQPIELDSPGGAEGGGEQYNEYDGTGGVPMGDLWHRLLYATRFADINILLSERVNENSRILYDRTPKQRVEKVAPWLTVDNNLYPAIVDGRLVWIVDAYTTSATYPNSQRVLLRDATSTTQTTVLGAQLDQPINYMRNSVKAVVDAYDGTVKLYQWDEEDPLVRTWAASFPGTVTPRSEISDDLLAHLRYPEDLFKVQRELLGRYHVDDPRVWYGGTDMWQVPVDPVQQNERLKEPTYYLSIKWPTDDEPVFSQTAVFVPQNRANLASYLAVNADASSDKYGELRILRMSDTQQIDGPGQTQNAITQNPEVAAKLLPYTQTRGSASIKFGNLLTLPMGNGLLYVEPIYTERTGSAGAYPALTFVVVRFGEHVGIGNTLQEALDLVFRGDAGAETGELPVGSGATPPPTTGETPAPTETPAPGQAPTGVVDEAAAVAAMQRAETAFTDAEAALRAGNLAEYQAKTNEAKAALEEAIRAMGR, encoded by the coding sequence GTGCAAGCACCCGCCTCCCCCCGCCGCAGCCCCCTCGTGGTCACTGCGGTCATCCTGGCCGCCGTGCTCGGAGCGTTCCTGCTGTTCTCGGGGATCTGGACCGAGAAGCTCTGGTTCGACTCGATCGGGTTCACCGGCGTGTTCTGGACCCAGCTGGTCACCCGCGCCGTGCTCTTCCTGGTGGGTGCCCTGGTCGTCGGCGGCCTGCTGTGGGTGAACATGGCCCTGGCGTTCCGCAGCCGGCCCCAGCACCGCCGCACGGGCGCCTCCGCCGTCCTCGACCGCTACCGTGACCTGCTCGAGCAGAACGCCCTGGCCGCCCTGGCGCTGCCCGCGGGTGTGTTCGGCTTCATGGCGGGGCTGTCGACCGCGACCCAGACCCTGCCGGTCCTGGGCTGGCTCAACCGGCAGACATCGGGGGTGACCGACCCCACGTTCGGGCTGGACACGACGTTCTTCATGCTCGAGTACCCGGTGTGGCGCCTGGCGGCGTCCCTGCTGATGAGCGGGCTGGTGTTCTCCTTCGTGGCCGCGGCCGCGGTCCACTTCGCCGTCGGCAACCTCGGGGCCGGTCGGGAGCCGGGCCGGCGCGCGACGCGTCCGGCGCTGGTGCACCTGTCGGTGCTCGGCGCGGCCGTGCTCGCGCTCTACGGCCTGCAGAACCTGCTCGACCGCTACGCGCTGGTCCTCGACCAGGGCACGCTGTTCACCGGCCTGCACTACACCGACGACCAGGCGCGGATGAACGCCAAGCTCGTCATCGCGATCATCGCGTTCATCGTCGCGGTGCTGTTCGTCGTGAACATCTTCTGGCAGCGGACGGTCGTGCCCGGCGCGGGCGTGGTGCTCATGGTGGTGTCGAGCCTGATCCTGTCGGCGATCTACCCGATGATCGTCCAGACCCTGCAGGTGCGCCCCAACGAGCCCGACCGCGAGAACGACTACATCGCCATGCACCTCAAGGCGACCAAGCAGGCCTACGGCATCGAGGGCACCGACATCACCGAGTACGAGGCGGTGACGCAGGTCTCGCCCGGCCAGCTGGCCGAGGACGCCGCGGCCCTGCCCGGCATCCGCCTGATGGACCCGCAGGTGATCGGCCCGACGTTCGACCAGCTCCAGCAGGTGCGCGGCTACTACGCGTTCCCCGAGATCCTCGACATCGACCGCTACATGATCGACGAGCAGATGACCGACGTCGTGATCGCGGCCCGCGAGCTGAACCAGGCCAACATCCCCGACCCCAACTGGAACAACATCCACACCGTGTACACCCACGGCCACGGGTTCGTGTCGGCCTACGGCAACCGCCGCCAGGGCAACGGCGAGCCGGTCTGGATCACCCGCGACATCCCGCCGGTGGGCAAGATCGAGGAGGGCCAGTCGCGCATCTACTTCGGTGAGCAGTCCGACAACTTCGCCATCGTCGGGCGCGCCGAGGGCCAGCAGCCGATCGAGCTCGACTCGCCCGGTGGCGCCGAGGGCGGCGGCGAGCAGTACAACGAGTACGACGGCACCGGCGGCGTCCCCATGGGCGACCTGTGGCACCGCCTGCTGTACGCCACCCGCTTCGCCGACATCAACATCCTGCTTTCGGAGCGGGTCAACGAGAACTCGCGCATCCTGTACGACCGCACGCCCAAGCAGCGCGTCGAGAAGGTCGCGCCGTGGCTGACCGTCGACAACAACCTGTACCCGGCGATCGTCGACGGCCGCCTGGTGTGGATCGTGGACGCCTACACGACGTCCGCGACGTACCCCAACAGCCAGCGGGTGCTGCTGCGCGACGCCACCTCGACCACGCAGACGACCGTGCTCGGCGCCCAGCTCGACCAGCCGATCAACTACATGCGCAACTCGGTCAAGGCCGTGGTCGACGCCTACGACGGCACCGTCAAGCTCTACCAGTGGGACGAGGAGGACCCGCTGGTCCGCACGTGGGCCGCCAGCTTCCCCGGCACGGTCACCCCGCGCAGCGAGATCAGCGACGACCTGCTGGCGCACCTGCGCTACCCCGAGGACCTGTTCAAGGTGCAGCGCGAGCTGCTCGGCCGCTACCACGTCGACGACCCGCGCGTCTGGTACGGCGGCACCGACATGTGGCAGGTGCCGGTCGACCCGGTGCAGCAGAACGAGCGGCTGAAGGAGCCGACGTACTACCTGTCGATCAAGTGGCCCACCGACGACGAGCCCGTGTTCAGCCAGACCGCCGTGTTCGTCCCCCAGAACCGCGCCAACCTGGCCAGCTACCTGGCGGTCAACGCCGACGCCTCCAGCGACAAGTACGGCGAGCTGCGCATCCTGCGGATGTCCGACACCCAGCAGATCGACGGGCCCGGCCAGACGCAGAACGCGATCACGCAGAACCCCGAGGTCGCGGCCAAGCTGCTGCCGTACACGCAGACGCGCGGGTCGGCGTCCATCAAGTTCGGCAACCTGCTGACCCTGCCGATGGGCAACGGCCTGCTCTACGTCGAGCCGATCTACACCGAGCGGACCGGCAGCGCCGGCGCCTACCCGGCCCTCACGTTCGTCGTGGTGCGCTTCGGTGAGCACGTCGGCATCGGCAACACGCTGCAGGAGGCGCTCGACCTGGTGTTCCGCGGCGACGCGGGGGCCGAGACGGGCGAGCTGCCGGTCGGCTCGGGTGCGACCCCGCCGCCGACGACGGGGGAGACCCCGGCGCCCACCGAGACGCCCGCCCCCGGCCAGGCGCCCACGGGCGTGGTCGACGAGGCGGCGGCCGTGGCGGCGATGCAGCGGGCCGAGACGGCGTTCACGGACGCCGAGGCGGCCCTGCGCGCGGGCAACCTCGCCGAGTACCAGGCCAAGACCAACGAGGCCAAGGCGGCGCTCGAGGAGGCCATCCGGGCGATGGGCCGCTAG
- a CDS encoding zinc-dependent metalloprotease, whose product MAAEDQPNPMEEFLRQFGITPGPDGTFDLNQLMGPLQQAMQQFSRQMSAAGTGTGDGLNWTLIKDIARKVTASSGPDPSPAASEAVAIRDTVGLAELWLDEHTSFGRTSASAATWSRAEWVEATIGTWEQLAGSVSNSLAAAVGSLLQRAEPEAAAMVQMMEPMMRMAAAGMLSAQVGQGIGRLATEVLSGSDLGFPLTPKPVVALLPTNISHFAEGLDVPLADVRLYLALREAARQRLFANVAWLGPQMLALIEHYARGISIDPSAFEEAMEAQMQGGLTPEKMEEFGQQMAGRIFQPALSEEQVEILGRLETLVANVEGWVDDVVSQATANLMPRADALLEMVRRRRASAGASESALKTLLNLELRPRRVRDAANVWAAVRSAKGVDERDAVWSHPDLVPTGADLDDPLGFAAHGHVAEQAAAELDDLDAALARLIEEERGGEGPRAD is encoded by the coding sequence ATGGCAGCCGAGGACCAGCCGAACCCGATGGAGGAGTTCCTCCGGCAGTTCGGCATCACGCCCGGCCCGGACGGCACCTTCGACCTCAACCAGCTGATGGGTCCCCTGCAGCAGGCGATGCAGCAGTTCAGCCGCCAGATGTCGGCGGCCGGCACCGGGACCGGCGACGGGCTCAACTGGACGCTCATCAAGGACATCGCCCGCAAGGTGACGGCGTCCTCGGGGCCGGACCCGTCGCCCGCGGCGTCCGAGGCGGTCGCGATCCGCGACACGGTCGGGCTGGCGGAACTGTGGCTGGACGAGCACACCTCGTTCGGCCGCACGTCGGCCTCGGCGGCCACCTGGAGCCGCGCCGAGTGGGTGGAGGCCACGATCGGGACGTGGGAGCAGCTGGCCGGCAGCGTCTCCAACTCGCTGGCCGCCGCGGTCGGGTCGCTGCTGCAGCGGGCAGAGCCCGAGGCCGCCGCCATGGTGCAGATGATGGAACCCATGATGCGGATGGCCGCCGCCGGCATGCTGTCGGCCCAGGTCGGCCAGGGCATCGGACGCCTCGCGACCGAGGTGCTCTCGGGCTCCGACCTCGGCTTCCCGCTGACCCCGAAGCCCGTGGTCGCGCTGCTGCCGACCAACATCTCCCACTTCGCCGAGGGGCTGGACGTGCCGCTCGCCGACGTCCGCCTCTACCTGGCCCTGCGCGAGGCCGCACGCCAGCGGCTCTTCGCCAACGTGGCCTGGCTGGGCCCCCAGATGCTGGCGCTCATCGAGCACTACGCGCGCGGCATCAGCATCGACCCCTCGGCGTTCGAGGAGGCCATGGAGGCCCAGATGCAGGGCGGGCTGACCCCCGAGAAGATGGAGGAGTTCGGCCAGCAGATGGCCGGGCGCATCTTCCAGCCGGCGCTGTCGGAGGAGCAGGTCGAGATCCTGGGCCGCCTCGAGACGCTGGTCGCCAACGTCGAGGGCTGGGTCGACGACGTGGTCTCGCAGGCCACCGCGAACCTGATGCCGCGCGCCGACGCGCTGCTGGAGATGGTGCGCCGCCGCCGTGCGAGCGCCGGGGCGTCCGAGAGCGCGCTCAAGACCCTGCTCAACCTCGAGTTGCGCCCCCGCCGCGTCCGCGACGCGGCGAACGTGTGGGCCGCCGTGCGCAGCGCCAAGGGCGTCGACGAGCGGGACGCCGTGTGGAGCCACCCCGATCTCGTGCCCACCGGCGCCGACCTGGACGACCCGCTCGGCTTCGCCGCCCACGGCCACGTGGCCGAGCAGGCCGCGGCCGAGCTGGACGACCTCGACGCGGCGCTGGCACGCCTGATCGAGGAGGAGCGCGGCGGCGAGGGGCCCCGGGCCGACTGA
- a CDS encoding PPA1309 family protein, protein MTDDALVAALMEIERHVSHGGWDQPARLFALVPTAELVAAEPSLAEQVARVDDLPDGALSSIEQDGFRTGADLVDDLDRITWPATVHGCALAVERLFVPPHLEADIPDDPEAAASFVAEHPERRDVRVVVGVTRAGTRYGVARLRSNPEDLLAADDLVPGLGDALARTLSA, encoded by the coding sequence ATGACCGACGACGCCCTGGTGGCAGCCCTGATGGAGATCGAGCGCCACGTGTCCCACGGGGGGTGGGACCAGCCGGCGCGGCTGTTCGCCCTCGTGCCGACCGCCGAGCTGGTGGCCGCCGAGCCGTCGCTGGCCGAGCAGGTCGCCCGGGTCGACGACCTCCCCGACGGTGCGCTGAGTTCCATCGAGCAGGACGGCTTCCGCACCGGCGCCGACCTGGTCGATGACCTGGACCGCATCACGTGGCCGGCGACCGTGCACGGCTGCGCGCTGGCCGTCGAACGACTGTTCGTCCCCCCGCACCTGGAGGCCGACATCCCGGACGACCCCGAGGCCGCGGCGTCCTTCGTCGCCGAGCACCCCGAGCGCCGTGACGTCCGCGTCGTGGTGGGGGTCACCCGGGCGGGCACGCGCTACGGCGTGGCACGCCTGCGCAGCAACCCCGAAGACCTCCTGGCCGCGGACGACCTCGTCCCCGGTCTGGGCGACGCCCTCGCCCGCACCCTGTCCGCCTGA
- a CDS encoding PDZ domain-containing protein: protein MNRQTWTAAVSALLFVIAAAIIAMTPVPFVTYSPGATHELLSPSGGEPVIAVEGLDTFESAGQMLVPTVSITRPDAPISLPEVLYAHWAPDREVYPREYVYPARTNATDVRNREAQQMATSRADAAAAALRAAGISVEQIPMVQSVASTGPAADKLFPGDFVVAIDDTPTPTVAAVREAIEKRGIGQSVMFTVRRDRTERVVAIDTAASKTQAGVPVWGGNLVMGYSYAPRIDIRLDPALGGSSAGLMMALAVFERVTPGDMAGDRVVAGTGAIDGAGTVTAVAGIREKLASAERAQADVFLVPDANCSDLAGVQSRVRVVSVGTLEDAIASLDLLNDPANEHLVKGCA from the coding sequence ATGAACAGACAGACGTGGACGGCCGCCGTGTCCGCGTTGCTGTTCGTCATCGCCGCGGCCATCATCGCCATGACGCCGGTGCCGTTCGTGACGTACTCCCCGGGGGCGACCCACGAGCTCCTGTCACCGTCCGGCGGCGAGCCCGTGATCGCGGTCGAGGGCCTCGACACCTTCGAGTCCGCCGGGCAGATGTTGGTCCCCACCGTGAGCATCACGAGGCCCGACGCGCCGATCAGCCTCCCCGAGGTCCTGTACGCGCACTGGGCCCCCGACCGCGAGGTCTACCCCCGCGAGTACGTCTACCCCGCCCGGACGAACGCCACCGACGTGCGCAACCGCGAGGCCCAGCAGATGGCCACCTCGCGGGCGGACGCCGCGGCCGCGGCCCTGCGCGCCGCCGGCATCTCGGTGGAGCAGATCCCCATGGTCCAGTCGGTGGCCAGCACCGGCCCGGCGGCGGACAAGCTGTTCCCCGGCGACTTCGTGGTCGCGATCGACGACACGCCGACGCCGACGGTCGCGGCCGTGCGCGAGGCGATCGAGAAGCGCGGCATCGGCCAGTCGGTGATGTTCACCGTGCGCCGCGACCGCACCGAGCGGGTCGTCGCGATCGACACGGCGGCGTCCAAGACCCAGGCTGGCGTCCCGGTCTGGGGCGGCAACCTGGTCATGGGCTACTCCTACGCCCCGCGCATCGACATCCGCCTCGACCCGGCACTCGGCGGCTCGAGCGCGGGCCTCATGATGGCGCTGGCTGTCTTCGAGCGCGTCACGCCCGGCGACATGGCGGGGGACCGCGTCGTGGCCGGCACCGGTGCCATCGACGGCGCCGGGACGGTCACCGCGGTCGCCGGCATCCGTGAGAAGCTGGCCAGCGCCGAGCGCGCGCAGGCTGACGTGTTCCTCGTGCCCGACGCGAACTGCAGCGACCTGGCCGGCGTGCAGTCCCGCGTCCGCGTCGTCAGCGTGGGCACGCTCGAGGACGCGATCGCCTCGCTCGACCTGCTGAACGACCCGGCCAACGAACACCTCGTGAAGGGATGTGCATGA
- a CDS encoding ATP-dependent DNA helicase UvrD2 yields MTADPDRILEGLDPEQRRAATALEGPVVVLAGAGTGKTRAMTHRIAYGVATGTFDPTAVLALTFTTRAAGELRERLRALGVGRVQARTFHSAALRQAQYFWPRAYGTELPPVADNRLGLVADALRRDRLQPDTGLLRDVAGEISWAKVSNVAPGEYAALATGRGRAVNGVAPDQVGRVLAHYEAVKAARGVIDFDDILLCTAGLLADDADVAGEVRRTYRHFVVDEYQDVSPLQQALLDLWRGPSEEICVVGDPAQTIHSFAGAQASFLTGFTRRHPDATVVELVRDYRSTPQVVALANAVVRGHGPGVELRAQRPDGPDPAFAAAASEAAEAGDVAAWLRARHSAGTPWHEMAALYRIHAQSPALEAALADAAIPFTTRGSEGFFERAEVRAALRALAATAKVGPDEPPGQALRAALAGLGFTDEPPAGQGTARERWESWSALAGLGDEFARTHPEADVAGLVDELETRARAQHAPIGQGVTLSTLHAAKGLEWDAVAIIGAHEGSLPFVLATSPEQVAEERRLFYVGVTRAREHLRVSWSVTRNGGGQRRRQSRFLDGIVADAAPAATASRGGRKRGTTSALSQTCRVCGRGLTTGAERKLRRHADCEATYDEATWEALRAWRKAEADAASMPAFVVFTDATLMAIAEQMPGDLAALGTISGVGRTKLERHGAGVLAVLAEHR; encoded by the coding sequence GTGACCGCCGATCCCGACCGCATCCTCGAAGGACTCGACCCCGAGCAACGCCGTGCCGCCACGGCGCTGGAGGGGCCGGTCGTCGTCCTCGCGGGTGCCGGTACCGGCAAGACGCGCGCCATGACCCACCGCATCGCCTACGGCGTCGCCACCGGAACCTTCGACCCCACCGCCGTCCTCGCGCTCACCTTCACGACGCGCGCGGCCGGCGAACTGCGCGAGCGCCTGCGCGCGCTGGGGGTGGGCCGGGTGCAGGCGCGCACGTTCCACTCGGCGGCGCTGCGCCAGGCCCAGTACTTCTGGCCGCGCGCCTACGGCACCGAGCTGCCCCCGGTGGCCGACAACCGGCTGGGCCTGGTCGCCGACGCGCTGCGGCGGGACCGGTTGCAGCCCGACACCGGGCTCCTGCGCGACGTCGCGGGCGAGATCAGCTGGGCGAAGGTCAGCAACGTGGCGCCGGGGGAGTACGCGGCGCTCGCCACCGGTCGTGGGCGCGCCGTGAACGGCGTCGCGCCCGACCAGGTGGGCCGGGTGCTGGCCCACTACGAGGCGGTCAAGGCCGCACGTGGCGTGATCGACTTCGACGACATCCTGCTGTGCACTGCGGGCCTGCTGGCCGACGACGCCGACGTCGCGGGCGAGGTGCGCCGCACCTACCGGCATTTCGTCGTCGACGAGTATCAGGACGTCAGCCCCCTCCAGCAGGCGCTGCTCGACCTGTGGCGGGGCCCGTCGGAGGAGATCTGCGTGGTCGGCGACCCCGCCCAGACCATCCACTCCTTCGCCGGGGCGCAGGCGTCCTTCCTGACCGGCTTCACCCGCCGCCACCCCGACGCGACCGTGGTCGAGCTGGTCCGGGACTACCGCTCGACCCCGCAAGTCGTCGCCCTCGCCAATGCCGTGGTGCGCGGCCACGGGCCCGGCGTCGAACTGCGGGCCCAGCGGCCCGACGGCCCCGACCCGGCGTTCGCCGCCGCCGCGAGCGAGGCGGCCGAGGCCGGCGACGTCGCGGCCTGGCTGCGGGCCCGGCACAGCGCCGGGACGCCGTGGCACGAGATGGCGGCGCTGTACCGCATCCACGCCCAGTCGCCCGCGCTGGAGGCCGCGCTGGCCGACGCCGCGATCCCGTTCACCACCCGGGGCAGCGAGGGCTTCTTCGAGCGCGCCGAGGTGCGCGCCGCCCTGCGCGCGCTCGCGGCCACCGCCAAGGTCGGGCCCGACGAGCCGCCCGGGCAGGCGCTGCGGGCCGCGCTGGCCGGCCTCGGCTTCACCGACGAGCCCCCCGCCGGGCAGGGCACGGCGCGGGAGCGCTGGGAGTCCTGGTCCGCCCTGGCCGGGCTGGGCGACGAGTTCGCCCGCACCCACCCCGAGGCCGACGTGGCGGGCCTCGTCGACGAGCTCGAGACCCGTGCGCGGGCCCAGCACGCGCCCATCGGGCAGGGCGTCACCCTGTCCACCCTGCACGCGGCCAAGGGCCTGGAGTGGGACGCCGTGGCGATCATCGGCGCGCACGAGGGGAGCCTGCCCTTCGTCCTGGCCACGTCGCCCGAGCAGGTCGCCGAGGAACGACGCCTGTTCTACGTCGGGGTGACCCGCGCCCGCGAGCACCTGCGGGTCTCGTGGTCGGTCACCCGCAACGGCGGGGGCCAGCGGCGGCGGCAGAGCCGCTTCCTGGACGGGATCGTGGCGGACGCGGCCCCCGCGGCGACGGCGTCCCGGGGTGGCCGGAAGCGGGGCACGACCTCGGCGCTCTCGCAGACCTGCCGGGTGTGTGGCCGCGGCCTGACCACGGGCGCCGAGCGCAAGCTGCGCCGGCACGCCGACTGCGAGGCGACCTACGACGAGGCGACGTGGGAGGCGCTGCGCGCCTGGCGCAAGGCCGAGGCCGACGCGGCGAGCATGCCCGCCTTCGTGGTCTTCACCGACGCGACGCTGATGGCGATCGCCGAGCAGATGCCGGGCGACCTCGCGGCGCTGGGCACGATCAGTGGCGTGGGCCGTACCAAGCTCGAGCGTCACGGCGCCGGGGTGCTGGCCGTGCTGGCCGAGCACCGCTGA